The genomic window GGAACTCGAAAAGATTCGCAACCTGAGCGACAGCGAGCTGCGCGTCGAGGAGCAGAAGGCGGCCGAACAGCTGTTCCGCCTGCGCTTTCAGATGAAGCTCGGCCAGAACGAAGGCGTGAAGAAGCTGCGCGAACTGAAGAAAGACATTGCGCGCATCAAGACCATCGCCCGCGAGCGGGAGCTGGGCCTGCATGGCGCTGCTCCAAAGGCCGAGTCCAGTGCACCTGCCAAGCCGGCGAAAAAGAAGTCTACAAAGAAGGAGGCCCGCTAAGTCATGGCCACAGTCACCACACAGAGCGAGCCCCGCAGGGAATCACGCCGTCAGGAGAAGGTCGGCACAGTGGTTTCGACCAAGATGCAGAAGACGATTGTCGTCGAAGTGGAAGTGCGCAAGGCGCACCCAAAATATAAGCGCATCGTCCGGCTCAGCAAAAAGTTCTATGCGCATGATGAGCAGAACTCGGCGCGCGTGGGCGATCTGGTCCGCATTCGCGAAACACGCCCGCTGAGCAAGTTGAAGCGCTGGCAGTTGGAAGAGATCATCCGGCGCTCCGCGCTGGCACAAGTTGAAGAGGAAGTCCCGGTCGCTGAGTAAGCGCCGCCACCAGGAAGTAAGGAGAGAACATCATGGCAGTGCAGATGAGGACCATGCTTGAGGTCGCCGACAATTCCGGCGCGCGCAAGCTGCAAATGATCCTGCCGCTCGGCGGCTCGACCGGCAGCAAGGCCGGACTCGGTGATGTAATCACTGCGGCCGTCAAAGAGGCTTCGCCTGATGGACAGGTGAAAAAAGGTAAAGTAGTAAAGGCCGTGATCGTGCGCACGCGCAAAGAGACGCGCCGCCGCGACGGGACCTACATCCGCTTTGATTCCAATGCCGCTGTGCTGATTAATGAAGCAGGCGAGCCTGTGGGAACGCGCGTCTTTGGCCCTGTGGCCCGCGAGCTGCGCGAAAAGAAATTTCTGAAGATTGTTTCGCTTGCCCCCGAAGTTCTTTGATCCGGGGCAGATGAGATAAAGAGGACCTTTATGAGTTTGAACATTCAACGCAATGACACGGTCGAAGTGATCGCGGGCAGCGACAAGGGAAAGCGCGGCCGCGTGCTGCGTGTCTTCCCGGACAAAGACCGCATTCTGGTGGAGCATGTGCGTGTGGTGAAGAAGAACGTGCGTCCCAACCCGCAGCGGAACATCAAGGGCGGGATTGCTGAGCAGGAAGCCCCCATCCACATCTCCAATGTGCTTTTGGTCTGTCCCGGCTGCGGCCCCACCCGTGTCGGGCACAAGTTTGAAGGCGAAACCAAAGTCCGGATCTGCCGCAAGTGCGGTCAGACGCTGGCGGTAAAAAAGAAGTAAGGCTTACCATTTCGGCAAAGCGCCCTGCGGGGCAATTGACTACCCTCCGTAACGGTATACGGCTGATGCCACTCCGAGACCGGAGAAGAAAGAGAAGAAGCAAACATGGCAGCAAGATTGAAAGAAAAGTACCAGAAGGAAATTAAGCCCGCCCTCCAGAAAGAGCTCGGGCTTGAAAACCCGATGGCGGTCCCGAAGATTGAAAAGATCGTCCTGAATATGGGACTGGGCGAGGCCACCCAGAACAACAAGCTGCTCGACCCGCTGGTTGCTGATCTGGCGGCCATCACCGGACAGAAACCGGTGCTGACCAGGGCGAAAAAGTCCATTGCCGCCTTCAAAGTCCGCTCGGGTATGGCCATAGGGGCCATGGTGACCCTGCGTGGCGATGCGATGTACGAATTTCTGGACCGTTTGATTACTGTCGCTCTGCCCCGTGTGCGCGACTTCCGCGGCGTCTCCACCCGCAGCTTTGATGGACGTGGCAATTACACGCTCGGCCTGCGCGACCAGTTGATCTTTGCTGAGATTGACTATGCGAAAGTAGAGAAGTTGAAAGGCATGAACGTCACCATCGTCACCACGGCGAAGGACGACAACTCGGCGCGCGCACTGCTGCGGCAGTTCGGGATGCCGTTCCGCCAGACGGCGTAAGAGAGTGAGGACCTAAGATTATGGCAACGACCGCAAAGAGAGTCAAAGACGCGCGCAAGCCGAAGTTTTCTTCCCGCAAGCACAATCGTTGTAAGTTGTGCGGGCGTCCGCGGGCCTACCTGCGCAAGTTCGGGATGTGCCGTCTGTGCTTCCGTCAGCTTGCGCTCAAGGGAGAGATCCCCGGCGTCGTGAAGTCAAGCTGGTAAGGACGACGCGCCCTGCGCGATGCGTCTGCGACGTAAACAAATTCTGACTGGTTGACGAAGAAGTCAACGGTCACAAACCATTCCCGCAGGTTCTCTGGGAATCCGGAGCGAACGGGGGATGAAGGAGAAACGATGAGTTTTACCGATCCGGTAGCAGATTTTCTGACGCGTCTGCGCAATGCGATTCATGCGCGTCATCAGAAGCTGGATGTTCCGGCCTCAAAGCTGAAGACGGAGATTGCCCGCATCCTTAAGGAAGAGGGCTATATCGCCAACTACAAGACCTCGGAGGAAAATGGCCGGGCTGTTCTGCGCGTGTACCTGAAGTATGGGGCAAACAACGAGGCTGCCATCCGGGACCTCACCCGTGTTTCCCGTCCGGGTTGCCGTGTCTATGTTGGCCGGGATGAGATCAAGCGTGTCCAGGGTGGTCTTGGCATCAACATTCTCACCACTCCTCGGGGGGTGATGACCGGCAAGCAGGCCCGCAAGGAAGGCGTGGGCGGCGAAATTCTCTGCGAAGTCTGGTGATTCTTGCCGGGACTGCGCACAACGCGCCAGAGTCACGCTTGGGCGCACTTCGGCCGGCTGCATCGGATGCTTGCAGAGGAATCGGTGCAGGATGCGCGGAGTGAAAGCCGCGCGTGGAACGGGTAAAAGCACTGGACTTTTCGTCCGGTGATGAAGGTAGAGAGGGCTTTGGCCCCTAAGGCGGGCATGACCCGCCGGAGCTGCAGTGGAACGGATGGGCCAATCTCATCCGGGACTCGCAAGCCATAAGGATTCAAAAATGTCACGTATTGGAAAAAAGCCGATTCCATTGCCCCAGGGAGTCAAGTACTCCGTTCAGGGCAATGTTGTGGTTGTGGAGGGCCCCAAGGGGAGGCTCGAACAGCGGATTCCGGAAGGGATCAAGCTGCTGACCAAGGACGGTCACATCGTCGCAGAGCGCGAAAGTGAGGCGCAGGCAGCCATTCACGGACTTACCCGTGCCCTGGTCGCCAACGCGGTCGAAGGTGTGACCAAAGGATGGTCCAAAGACCTCGATATTGTCGGCATCGGTTACCGCGTCGAGATGAAGGGCAAGGACACGGTGGTCTTCACGCTGGGGTATTCGCACCCGATCGAGTTCCCGCTGCCATCAGGCATCACCGCTGCCATTGATCCAAAGCAGACCCGCATTACCATCAGCGGCATTGACCGTCAGAAGGTCGGCCAGGTGGCCGCCGACATGCGTGCACTGCGCAAGCCTGACCCGTACAAAAACAAGGGTGTGCGCTATGCGGATGAGAAACTGAAGAAGAAGGCCGGAAAGGCCGGAGCGAAGTAGCAGCTGACCGCCCGCTTCGGGCCGTGAACACGGCCTCGAAGCCAAAGGCCGGTGGCTGATTCAACCGAACGTGGCCGCAGGGCGGCCCCGCTTTTAGGAAGGACGAAAGACCATGATTTCGCAAAAGAACAGGGACGAGATTCGTCGGCGCATCCATGCCCGCATCCGTGAGAAGGTGGCCGGTACGCCGGAGCGCCCTCGCCTCAGCGTTTACCGCTCGCTCAATCATATTTATGCTCAGGTCATTGATGACACCCAGGGTGTTACGGTGGCCTCGGCATCCAGCAAGGCGGCAAAGCTGAAGACCGGCGGCAATGTGGCTGCGGCCAAAGAAGTCGGGAAACTGGTGGCCGAACGCGCCCAGGAAAAAGGGATTAAAAAGGTTGTTTTTGACCGTGGCGGCTATCTCTATCACGGCCGCATCAAGGCGCTGGCGGATGCAGCGCGCGAGGCAGGGCTGGAGTTCTAAGGGGATACAGGTTCCTCGACTCCGCTCCGCTCGGGCAGCATGCAAGACAGCGCCCGGGATGACAGGGATTACAGGAAGGAAATCAGGAAGCGAATGGCAACACTGAGAAAAAAATTGGATGCCGGGCAGTACAACCTGAAAGACCAGGTGGTCGCCATTAACCGTGTGACCAAAGTGGTCAAGGGCGGTAAGAACATGTCTTTTGCTGCTCTGGTTGTCGTGGGTGACCCCGCCTCCGGCGTCGTGGGATACGGGTCCGGCAAAGCAAAGGAAGTGCCGCAGGCGATCCGCAAAGGCATTGAGTCGGCAAAGAAAAACCTGATCCGCGTCAACCTGACCGAGACCACGATCCCGCACCAGGTGCTGGGGCGCTTCGGCTCCGGACAGGTGCTGCTCAAGCCTGCCCCGGAAGGTACCGGCGTGATTGCAGGAGGTGCGGTGCGCGCGGTGATGACTTCGGCTGGCGTGCAGAATGTGCTGACCAAGAGCCTGGGTACGGCAAACCCGCACAACGTGATCAAGGCCACCTTTGACGCTCTGGCACAACTGCGCGACCGCCAGGAAGTGGCCCAGGTCCGCGGCAAGCAGGTTGAGGAGTTATAGTCATGGCAGAGACCAAGGCAAAGATCAAAATTCAGTACTACCGGTCGTCCATTCAGGCGCCTGTGAAGCATAAGAAGGTCGTCAAGGGCCTCGGCTTCACCCGCCTTCATCAGATTGTGGAGCGCGAGGACACGCCTTCCATTCGGGGGATGGTCAAAGCGGTGCCGCATCTGGTACGAATCGTACAGAACTAGCCGTCCAGGCTAAAGATGCCTTCGGGCAAAAAACAAATCCTTCGTAAGCACCCAGAACGGTATCCCGATGGAGTTGCGGAGGAAATACAATGCGAGTCGGTGCGAGGGCACACCTCCCCGGCGTATAGCGAGGACACAGATGAATCTTTCCAATCTCAGGGCGCCGAAGAAGGCGAACCGAAATCGCAAGCGTGTGGGGCGTGGTATGGGCTCCGGACATGGCAAGACCTCTACCCGCGGACACAAAGGCCAGGGCTCCCGTTCCGGTTCGAGCCTGATGCGTGGTTTTGAAGGCGGCCAGATGCCGCTCCACCGCCGTCTGCCCAAGCGCGGCTTTACCAACATCTTCCGTATCGAATACAACACGCTGAATTTGGACCGTCTGGTTGAGCTGGGCGAGACTGAGCTGACGCTGGAGTTTTTTGAGAAGAAGGGACTGATTAAGAAAAAGAATGGTCTGCTCAAAATCCTGGGTAACGGCGAGCTGACCGGCCCGATTACCGTGCACGCCCATAAGTTCTCAAAATCTGCTCAGGAAAAGATTGAGAAAGCAGGCGGTAAGGCCATTCTGGTAGCCTAAAGAGCTGAGGGCCGGGTCCGGCCCTCCGGGTGTCTGTATTCATGCTTGAAAAATTCGCCAACATCTTCCGCATCCCTGACCTGCGCAAGCGAGTTCTGTTTACCATGGCCATGCTTGCCGTCTACCGCCTGGGATCGTTTATTCCTACGCCGGGTGTCAATACCACAGCGCTCGAGCAGTTCTTCGATCTGCAAGGGGGAAGCGCACTCGGCCTGGTCAACCTGTTCAGCGGCGGAAACCTGCGCCGCCTCACGGTCTTTGCCCTGGGCATCATGCCTTACATCACGGCCTCCATCATCTTCCAGCTGCTGACCGTGGTCTACGAGCCGCTGGCCCGCCTTCAGAAGGAAGGCGAGCTGGGCCGTCGCAAAATCACCCAGTGGACGCGCTATATGACTGTGGGGCTGGGCATTGTCCAGTCGCTCGCCATTGCGCTCACACTGTCGCACGGTGCTGGAGGATTGCAGCTGGTGCTCAATCCTGGCCCGGGGTTCGTTTTGATGACCGTCATTACCTTGACCACAGGCACTACCTTCATCATGTGGCTGGGTGAGCAGATTACCGACCGCGGCATCGGCAATGGGATGAGTCTGCTGATTTTTGCCGGTATCGTCGTCGGTCTCCCGCGTGGGATTCAAGAGCTGGTTGAGACGGCGCGCTCAGAAAAGTTTGGTCCCTTTACTGTGCCGGCGCTCGTTCTTCTGGTTGCGGCCATGGTCGCCGTTGTGGTCTTCATCGTTTTTGTAGAGCGCAGTGAGCGCCGCATCCCAGTGCAATATGCCAAGCGCATTGTCGGGCGCAGGATGATGGGTGGCCAGTCCACGCATTTGCCGCTGCGGGTCAACTCCGGTGGAGTGATGCCGATCATTTTTGCCGCATCCGTACTCTCGGCCCCGCTGCTCTTTGCTCAGTCCTCGTTCGTTCGTAACAGCGCGGTGTTGACGCGTATCTTTGATGCCCTCCATGCAGGCGAGCCCTGGTATGAGTTTCTCTACATGGTCGCCATCATCTTCTTTGCATATTTTTATATTTCCATTGTCTTTCGTCCGGATGACATTGCGGACAACATGCGAAAGTATGGGGGCTTTATTCCCGGAATTCGTCCCGGCAAGCGCACCTCGGATTTCATCAACGATATTCTTACCCGCATCACCCTGGTCGGCGCCCTTTACCTCATCGTGGTTGCAATCATTCCGCAGATCCTGATTAGCGGAATTCATCTCAACCACTTGTGGCTGGTCGGTCCGCTCTTCGAGCATATGCCGCTCTGGGTGACGAATGGCCTTGGCTTCAACTTCTATTTTGGCGGCACCTCGCTGCTGATCGTCGTCGGCGTTGCCATGGACACCGTCAATCAGGTGGAATCCCAGCTCATCATGCGCCACTACGAAGGCTTCACGCCGCGCAGCGGACGGATTCGCGGAAGGCGGGCCTGGTAAGTGGCGGTAGCCGTGGGTGAAAAGCACAGAGAAGTTGGAAAGTCGGGGACCGTCGTTCCCGGTCCTGTCCTGCTTCTTGGCGCACCGGGTGTTGGTAAGGGAACACAGGCCCAGGCCATCATGGCGGCCTGGGGCATTCCGCAGATTTCCACTGGCGATATCCTTCGGTCGAACGTGTCCGGGGGCACCGAGCTGGGCAAAAAGGCCCGGGCCCTCATGGATCGCGGAGAGCTTGTTCCCGACGACCTGGTCAACCAAATGGTTGCCGACCGCCTGCAGCTCCCCGACACGGCGAAGGGCTATATTCTGGATGGTTTCCCGCGCACGCTGGGCCAGGCAGAGTGGCTTGACAGTTATCTGGCGGAACGGTCCGGCGGACTGCCCGTGGTTGCTGTCAGTATCAAAGTAGGTTATACTCAGTTATTGCGCCGTATTACCGGAAGGCGCAACTGTCCAGTCTGCAAGAGCATTTATAACATCTACTTGCAGCCGCCCAAAGTGGATACGCTGTGCGATCTCGATGGCACGCCGCTGGCGCGGCGCTCGGATGACACTGAAGAGGTATTTGAGGAGCGGATGCGCACCTACGAGTCGCTGACTGCTCCGGTCATCGAGCACTATCGTGCCTGCGGGCGTTTTCAGGAAGTGGACGGAGAATTGCCGGTGGACGCAGTGACGGCCGCAGTCATGGCTGCTGTTCTGCGCTTAAGAGGGGCAGCCAGCTGATGGCCATCGTGATTAAGACTCCACAGGAAGTGGAGAAGATGCGGCGTGCAGGTGCAGTGGTCCGGGAGGTCCTGGAGTATGTCCGGGGTTTTGTGAAGCCTGGTGCTACCACGATGGATCTGGAGGGTGCGGCCGTCCGGAAGATGGAAGAGCTGGGCGTAAAGCCTGCTTTTAAGGGGTATCACGGATATCCCTGCGTGCTCTGCACCTCGGTCAATAGTGAGGTGGTCCACGGGATTCCCTCGGCCAAGCGGGTCTTGCGCGAAGGCGACATTGTTTCGATTGATACCGGGGTGGTTCTGGACGGCTACTATGGCGATTCCGCAATCACGGTTCCGGTGGGTGAAAAGATTGCTCCCCGTGCCCAGCGCCTTCTGGATGTGACCAGGACTTCGCTGGAGAGCGGGATTCAGGCAGTCAGGCCGGGGGCGACGCTGGGCGACATTGGCGCTGCGGTGCAGCAAGTGGTAGAGGCCGGTGGATTCAGCGTGGTGCGTGAATTTGTTGGCCACGGCATCGGCACCTCGCTTCACGAAGACCCCCAGGTGCCAAACTTTGGCCGCCGTGGGCAGGGTCTGAAGCTGCGGGAGGGGATGGTTCTTTGTATTGAACCGATGGTCAACTCCGGCAGTCCGGATGTGCAGGTGCTCGAAGACGGATGGACGGCGGTGACGCAGGACGGCAGTTTGAGCGCACATTTTGAGCACACAGTGGCGGTCACCAGTGATGGTGCTGTGGTGCTGACAGAGTAGGGATTCTTAGGTGCTGGCGAAAGGCCGGCAGAGGCGGGATTAAGGATTGTCCAAGGAAGACGCGATTGAGGTCATGGCAACCGTCCTTGAGACGTTGCCCAATGCGATGTTCAAGGTGGAGCTTGAAAACAAGCATCAGGTTCTGGCGCATGTCTCCGGCCGCATGAGAAAAAACTTTATTCGCATCCTTCCCGGAGACAGGGTGGCGGTAGAGTTGAGCCCCTACGACCTGACGCGTGGGCGTATTGTCTATCGATATAAATAGCTTGAGGCCGTGGGCTTCTGGCCATTGGCCGGAGCAGGCGGCAGGAAGAAAATCAGGCCAAGTACTGAGAGCTGGGAGCTGGATTTATGAAGGTTCGTGCATCCGTAAAGAAGATTTGTGACAAGTGCAAGATTATTCATCGCCGTGGCGTCGTGCGCGTGATTTGCGAAAACTCAAAGCACAAGCAGCGCCAGGGTTGAAGGGAAATACGCCTCCCAGCCAGGGAAAGCTGAGGGCTGGAGGCAAACGCCAGGCAGGACCAGGAAGTGGTGGGGCTAGTTAGCCGGGAAAGGCTTGCGATGAACCCCATGGTCCATTCATGCCTGGAACCACTGCCGTGCTCGAAGAGGGCGGCATAACTGCTCCGGAGCAGTCGGGAGCATTTCTTAAAGAAGGGAACCATGGCACGTATTGCAGGCGTTGATCTGCCCCGCCAAAAGCAGGCCAGGATCGCGCTCACTTACATCTACGGCATCGGGAACCCTCGCGCGCTGAGAATTCTGGAAAAGGCGAACGTGGATCCGTTCAAGAAAATCCAGGACCTCGGCGAAGACGAGGTCAACCGCATCCGCCAGGTCATCGAAGACGAAGGCGCGGTCGAAGGCGACCTGCGCAAAGATGTCGCGATGCACATCAAGCGGTTGATTGACATTCAGTCCTATCGCGGACTGCGGCACCGCCGCAGCCTCCCGGTGCGCGGACAGCGCACACATACCAATGCCCGCACCCGTAAGGGGCCGCGTAAGGGCACGATAGCGAACAAGAAGAAAGCGACGGCGAAGACCTAATGGCAAAAGCACAGCAGGGCGCCGGAAAGGCCGCCAAGAACAAGAAATTCAAGAAGCGCGAACGCAAGAATGTGCCCTATGGTGTGGTGCACATTCAGGCTTCGTTCAACAATACCATCGTTACCATTACCGACCAGCAGGGCAATACGCTCTCCTGGAAGAGCTCCGGTTCGCTGGGTTTTCGAGGGTCGCGTAAGGGCACGCCGTTTGCGGCCCAGCAGGCGGCCATCAACGCGGCCAATCAGGCCCGGGAACACGGCCTCCGTGCGGCCGATGTGCGCGTTGCCGGCCCCGGTTCTGGCCGGGAATCGGCCATTCGTGCGTTGGCAGCAGCAGGAATTGAGGTGCGCTCCATCCGCGACGTCACCCCGATTCCGCACAACGGCTGCCGTCCGCCCAAGCGCCGCAGAGTGTAAGCAGATCAACGCTGCGGACCCTGCAGCTACGATAAAATCCGGGCATGGGGACAAAACATCCTCATGCCTGCAAACCAGCAGGCAGGCGATCCAGGCAAATGCCGATCGCGGCCTGTGGACTGGGACGAAGCGCCTGCCAGCGCGTAAACCAGTCGGCCCCGAAATGGAAGGAGAAAAGAATTGGCACGTTATACCGGTGCAGTTTGCCGCCTTTGCCGCCGCGAAGGCATGAAACTTTTTCTGAAGGGCACCAAGTGCACTTCAGACAAGTGTCCGATTGAAAAGCGCAATTTCGCCCCCGGCCAGCATGGCCGTGACCGCAAGGCGAAGGTCGTAGGCTACGGCCTCCAGCTTCGTGAAAAGCAGAAGGCCAAGCGGATCTACTTCACGCTTGAGGGACAGTTCCGTAAGTACTATGAGAAGGCCGCCCGCTCCCAGGGCGTCACCGGCGAACTGCTTTTGCAGCAGTTGGAGCGTCGTCTGGACAATGTTGCCTTCCGTCTTGGTTTTGCTGCTTCGCGCCGTCAGGCCCGCCAGCTTGTCCGTCACGGGCACATCGAGGTCAATGGCCGCAAGGTGAATATTCCGTCATTTCAGGTAAACGTGGGTGACGAAATCAAGGTGCGCCCCAACAGCCAGAAGCTGACAGTGGTGGAAACCTCGCGTGAGTTTGCCAGCCATCAGCCTGCTCCGGCTTGGCTCTCGGTCGACCACGCCAACCTTTCCGGAAAAGTACTGGCCCTGCCCAAACGGGAAGACATTCAGCTGCCGGTCAATGAACAGTTGATTGTGGAGTTGTATAGCAAGTAAAAGTAACAGGACCTTGTGCGTTCGTCTCTGCTGGAAGCAGCCTCATCCATCGGGGACAAACGACTGAAACAAACACTCTTGAAGGAGAGAAAACAGACGTAGACATTGCAGAGTGCTTCGCAGGTCACGTCAGGAAGAAGCGAAACGATATGCTTTGGAGAGGATTTCAAAAGCCGAAACGGTTGGCGGTGGATACAGACACCCTGACCAACACCTATGGGAAGTTCAGCGCCCAGCCTTTTGAGCGGGGCTTCGGGACCACCATTGGCAATGCTCTGCGCCGGACCCTGCTTTCCTCGATTGAAGGCGCAGCCGTTACCGCCGTCAAAATTGAAGGCGTCCTGCACGAGTTCCAGTCCATTACCGGAGTCGTCGAGGATGCGACCGACATCATTCTGAACCTGAAGCAGATTCCCTTCAAGCTCAACGGCGAAGGCCCGAAGGCGCTTTATCTGCGCGCCGACCAGCCCGGGGTCGTTACTTCAGGCATGATTGAGGCCGACGGCGACGTGGAAATCCTCGATAAAGATATCTACATCGCGACGGTGAGCGAAGGCGGCAAGCTGGACATGGAAATGCGCCTGAAGCGTGGGCGCGGCTATGTCTCTGCCGACAAAAACTTTGACTCCGACCTTGGCATTGGATTTATCCCGGTCGACTCGGTCCACTCTCCTGTGCGCAAGGTCAACTTTACCGTGGATGCGGCGCGTCTCGGCCAGATTACGGATTACGACAAGCTCACCCTGGAAGTCTGGACGAACGGCACTGTCCTTCCCGCCGATGCCATCGGCCTTGCAGCCAAGCTGCTCAAGGACCACATGAGCATCTTCATCAACTTTGAGGAAGAGATCGAGGCCGAGCAGCAGGCCGAAGAGGGCCGCGTGCAGTTGCGGAATGACAATCTGAACCGCTCGGTTGAAGAGCTGGAGCTGAGCGTGCGCAGCTACAACTGCCTGAAGAACGCCAATATCCAGACCATCGGCGAGCTGGTGCAGAAGACCGAGGCCGAAATGCTGAAGACCAAGAACTTCGGCCGCAAATCTCTGAATGAGATCAAGGAAATCCTGGCTCAGATGGGACTTTCCCTTGGTATGAAGATTGACGAGCACGGGAACGCAGTACCGGGACCAACCAGTGTGTTGCCTTCCGCACAGCTTGCCGCCAGCCGCTACAACCGCTTTGACGAAGAAGAAGGGCTGGACGAGGCGGACATTCCGCTCCAGTCCGAACCCGAAAACTTTTAGTAGTTTTATCGTTTGCCCCCGGTCTGCCTTTTAAGGGCCGGGGACAAACTCTCAGAACGAATCACTGGATTTAGAGAGACAGCCATGCGCCATCGCAATGCAGGATTTAAACTCGGACGCAATACCAGCCATCGCCGCGCCCTTCTGCGCAACCTGGCTACGTCCGTCATTCTCGAAGACCGTGTAGAGACCACCGTAGCCAAGGCGAAGGCCGTGCGTCCACACGTCGAAAGACTCATTACTCTGGGCAAGAAGGGAGACCTGCACGCACGGCGTCAGGCCCTCGCTTATCTCCAGACCCGCGACGCGGTGACGCGTCTTTTTGACACTGTGGCTCCTCGCTACGGCGACCGTAACGGTGGCTATCTGCGCATTGTCCGCCGTGGCTTCCAGCGGGGTGATGGTGCAGAAAAGGCCTTCATCGAGCTTCTCGGCGCTGAAGCCGTTCTCGATGAAAAGCGCCAGAAGCGCGCCGAAGCCCGCCAGAAGCGCCGCGAAGAGCTGCAAAAGGCCATGGAGGCCGAGCAGCAGCAGTCCGAAGGCGGCGAGCAGGCATAAACATCTCCTTCCTTCCGGAAGGTCCACACCCAACGCGCCCTCAAAAAAGGGCGCGTTTTTTGTTCTGCTTGATGGTTGCTGACAGGCTTGTTCTAGACCGATACGGTTGCAAGCGATGCAATGACGCAGTTCCGCCCCCGGTGTTTGGCCGTATACAGGGCACGGTCTGCATTCCTTAGCAGGTCGACCAGAGAGGTGCCATTTTCGGGGTAGATCGCAATGCCAATCGAGACGGTAGTCTCCCGCAGGTTCTCTCCTCGGAAGCGCAGTTGCTGGTTCTGGACCCGCCGGCGGATCTGTTCCGCACGTTCCCGGGCCGCTTCGGCCCCGGTTTCCGGAAGAATAATGACAAACTCCTCGCCCCCATAGCGGCAGATAATGTCCTCCGCACGGACCGAGTTCCGGAAGATCTCCGCTGTTTCCCGCAGCACGTAATCTCCGGCATCGTGCCCATAGGTGTCATTAAAGTGTTTGAAGTGGTCCACATCAATCATCAGGACGGCCAGTTCGGTCCGGCTCCTTGCGGCCCGGCGGATCTCCCGGTCCAGCGAGATTTCCATGAAATGACGGTTGAAAAGATTGGTCAGCCCATCGCGCACCGACTGGTGTTCCAGTCTGGCGCGCAGGGCGAGGCTGGCGAAGTAGAGCGCCGAGACCTTGGCGATACTTTTGAGCGCCTCCATGCGGGACTCCATCAGGCCCTCGTAGTCCTCGGAGACAGGTTCGACATAAAGGACGCCCAGCGTGTCTCCATGTGCCGCCAGCGGCATACAGAGATAGCTCTTCGGGGGTGGGCCGGCAAAGTGCTCGCATTCGATTTGTGAATGGGCATGACGCCGCCAGCGGTCTTGTCCGCTGCGCAGTCCGCAACAGGCGTTGGGTGGAAAACCTTCTAGGATATGGCCGGTTTCTCCTGAAGTTGCAGCCACCTCTACCAGTTGCCGGGAATTATTGATCATCAGCAGGGCAATTTTCGCCGAGGGCAGAAGCTGAGAACACCAGCGCACGGCCACCTGATAGGCTTGCGTCAGATTGGTGCAGAGTTGCAGCTCTTCCCGCGCGGAAGCCAGAAGGCCTGCTTCGCGGGCACTTTGTTCCATCAGCCGTATGGTTGCAGACAACCGTGCATTGGTCTCGGAAATTTCCGCTTCGTACCGTAAGCGCTGCAAAGCATCGCGGATGAGCAGCAGAAAAAGCATCAGGACCACAACCAGAGAAACCAAAAGCAGCACCGCTCCCGCGCTCAGACTACGATACGCTCCCCGCTGGAAGTCGTCTCTCCTTTGTCGCAGCAGGGTGTTTTCATCCGCCTGCATCCGGACCATGGAGTCCCGGCAACTCAACAATTGGT from Pseudacidobacterium ailaaui includes these protein-coding regions:
- a CDS encoding DNA-directed RNA polymerase subunit alpha, whose amino-acid sequence is MLWRGFQKPKRLAVDTDTLTNTYGKFSAQPFERGFGTTIGNALRRTLLSSIEGAAVTAVKIEGVLHEFQSITGVVEDATDIILNLKQIPFKLNGEGPKALYLRADQPGVVTSGMIEADGDVEILDKDIYIATVSEGGKLDMEMRLKRGRGYVSADKNFDSDLGIGFIPVDSVHSPVRKVNFTVDAARLGQITDYDKLTLEVWTNGTVLPADAIGLAAKLLKDHMSIFINFEEEIEAEQQAEEGRVQLRNDNLNRSVEELELSVRSYNCLKNANIQTIGELVQKTEAEMLKTKNFGRKSLNEIKEILAQMGLSLGMKIDEHGNAVPGPTSVLPSAQLAASRYNRFDEEEGLDEADIPLQSEPENF
- a CDS encoding GGDEF domain-containing protein; the protein is MILLILGAVGAILFLCAAALIAYLTSKHLLAARDWEEHSHEVLSVLQGNAQRLDRVELLSRLYFATKDESNLHGAQAAAGLLEAGTGHLEDLVADNPAQTARARELHRCTEDLKKLVEDLPADPSEAQSKAEEDQLLSCRDSMVRMQADENTLLRQRRDDFQRGAYRSLSAGAVLLLVSLVVVLMLFLLLIRDALQRLRYEAEISETNARLSATIRLMEQSAREAGLLASAREELQLCTNLTQAYQVAVRWCSQLLPSAKIALLMINNSRQLVEVAATSGETGHILEGFPPNACCGLRSGQDRWRRHAHSQIECEHFAGPPPKSYLCMPLAAHGDTLGVLYVEPVSEDYEGLMESRMEALKSIAKVSALYFASLALRARLEHQSVRDGLTNLFNRHFMEISLDREIRRAARSRTELAVLMIDVDHFKHFNDTYGHDAGDYVLRETAEIFRNSVRAEDIICRYGGEEFVIILPETGAEAARERAEQIRRRVQNQQLRFRGENLRETTVSIGIAIYPENGTSLVDLLRNADRALYTAKHRGRNCVIASLATVSV
- the rplQ gene encoding 50S ribosomal protein L17 — translated: MRHRNAGFKLGRNTSHRRALLRNLATSVILEDRVETTVAKAKAVRPHVERLITLGKKGDLHARRQALAYLQTRDAVTRLFDTVAPRYGDRNGGYLRIVRRGFQRGDGAEKAFIELLGAEAVLDEKRQKRAEARQKRREELQKAMEAEQQQSEGGEQA